The Anomaloglossus baeobatrachus isolate aAnoBae1 chromosome 4, aAnoBae1.hap1, whole genome shotgun sequence genome contains the following window.
ccCCTATCCCTGTCAGCCCCGGgtgatgatacagacaaattagttaCCCTGGACTGTGCACTTCTTTCTCTCAGTGGTTCTACTGCTTTGGGTTAGTACACTCCTTGAGTTAATGCACTTATCTCAGAACCAGGGAGGGATTGCATAGGGCCTAGTCACCGCGGAACGGGGGCGTCACTAtaatttaggacgccgacccccgtactcTAGGAAGGCTAGGGCTGTGGCCCCTTTATCCTTTTCCTCTCCTACTATTGTTTTTAGTGTtggttatatgtatgtatgtaattttgataataaaaattattttatataaaaagtaGAAAAGACTGAGGTTTTGATTTGGCCTATAATAGTCTGTTCTGTACGGTATttctcggattataagacgcacttatcctcccaaaaatttggtaggaaaatgaggggtgcgtcttaaaatttgAATGTAGGTTACACAGGATGCAGGGGCGATGCTgtactgcgggcgctgctctgtgcagctcGGCTATGTGGCAGGCAATGCGGCacagccattctgaagatgtcagcgttGTGGGCTTTAAATAATGACGCCCAGagtctgcgcatgctcagatgtagcTCTCGGTTCAAGCTTTCATGTGCGCACGTGCAGCATCCGGCCCATCAATGTCCCAGcatcggacttaaggaaaatggcacccggaggtggcacgtgcgcagatgagatattggcttgtcattgagccgataagtCATTCTGCGCATGGACAAGCTCCCGCTGCCATTtcttttgaagcccgcaccgctgacatcttcagaatggcttgTGCCTTACCGCCCTCAGCGAACATCAGCAGAGCagcgcccgctgccccagcacagttgCCGCCaccaacagtttctgggacacccgctgGCTGCACCGTCCGCAGCATCGCCCAGCTCCAtcacctcccctgcctcctgtgaccccactccaccgccaacagtttctgggacacccgctgGCTGCACCGTCCGCAGCATCGCCCAGCTCCAtcacctcccctgcctcctgtgaccccactccaccgtcaacagtttctgggacacccgctgGCTGCACCGTCCGCAGCATCGCCCAGCTCCAtcacctcccctgcctcctgtgaccccactccatcgccaacagtttctgggacacccgctgGCTGCACCTTCCGCAGCATCGCCCAGCTCCAtcacctcccctgcctcctgtgaccccactccaccgccaacagtttctgggacacccgctgGCTGCACCGTCCGCAGCATCGCCCAGCTCCATCACCGCCCCGGCCTCCtgtgaccaccgctgctgccctaTTCCATGGTAAGAtgccaccagattataaaatggacTTTATATATgggtttttttctctctaaatttgaggtgcgtcttataaaacaaaaaatacggtatatagcagAAATCATTATATTGACTTATTTCTGTGTTAATATCATATAACCAAATATGATTTTCTTGTTAATTTATTAACAATACTTTATTtttcctttaggctactttcacgcttgcgttgaacggcatccgttgcattgcgttgtgtgacggatgcaacggatgcgttgcatatagtggcacaacggatgctaccatgctacggatcgtacaaaacagaaagctttttttttttttctttacagtttaccggcagcagactattgtgaacgatcagctgagcgctctcgcatgccggcggccggtcgctcagctgagcgctctcgcatgccggcggccgggtgctcagctgaacgagagacaaaataaagtttgtgattttaaaaaaaaaaagagaatgcgcagtgaaatcctacggattgcgctgctcaaaaaaccgcCAGACGCGACAAAATAACgatgatgcaacgctgacacttgcgttacagtgcgtcgtccatacaagtctatggagaatagcacagtgcgttaatggactgcgctattctccatagtgatggactgcgctgaacgcaagtgtgaaagtacccttagatgtCTAATTATGCATTTCGCACATATGGGAATAAGGGGTTTATGTTGGGGGGGATACTTTTGTCTGTACATGTTTTATTTGAAAACTTCAAAAAGTTTGCTTgattaaaaaaatagttttaatcTTATCCCAATGcttcattcacagctacactgcaaaGTGCTGCTGTGTATGGGCATTTGCTACACAGACACGATAGAGCTACAGAGCTCCTTTTACTTGTGTATGGAGGACCTCATAACAGCTGGTCTCTTATTAGTTCAGAGAGGGTCTGCAGGGGGGACAcacaggatacaagtcatataatggcctgGTGTTACTCctgatgtacacacacacaccttaagGCCCAGGCACACTAaacaatttaccagcgatcccaacaacgatacaacctgatagggatcgctggtaagttgctaggaggtcgctggtgagatgtcacactaagcgacgctccagcgatcccaccagcaacctgacctggcagggatcgctggagcgtcgctacacgggttgctggtgagctgtcacacaggcagatctcaccagcaaccagtgaccagccccagccagcagcgacgcgtggaagcgatgctgtgcttggtaacgaaggtaaatatcgggtaaccaacctgatatttaccttggttaccagcgcacaccgcttagcgctggctccctgcatacctagccacagtacacatcgggttaattacccgatgtgtactctgctacgtgtgcaggcagcaggagccggcttctgcgaaggctggtaaccacggtaaacattgggtaactaagaagcccttaccttggttacccgatatttaccttcgttaccagcgtccgccgctctcacgccgtcagtgccggctccctgttccctgcactcctagccacagtacacatcgggttaattacctgatgtgtactccagctacgtgtgcagagagaagggagccggcactgacagctgagagcggcggacgctggtaacgaaggtaaatatcgggtaaccaaggtaagggcttcttggttacccaatgtttaccgtggttaccagcgtccgcagaagccggctcctgctgcctgcacatttagttgttgctctgtctctgtcacacacagcgatgtgtgcttcacagcgggagagtaacaactaaaaaatggtccaggacattcagcaacaaccaacgacctcacagcaggggccaggttgttgctggatgtcacacacagcaacatcgctagcaacgtcacaaaagttgttccttagcagcgatgttgctagcgatgttgcttagtgtgacggggccttttacTCTTGTCACCTGAAATGACAGATATTCTATTGATTCTATTGTCTTGTAGGAGTGGGGTCCAGCTCCATGCCACTATGGGATTTTAGGGGCAGCACAATGCTAACAAGTCAATATGTGCGCTTGACAccggatgagcggagtaaagagggttCCATCTGGAATAGTATGGtaagttgatatatatatatatgaaatacttTTATTTTCTAGCTGATTTGTGACAATAGTAAATTGTATTCGCTTGTAGTATAAATAATATTTTCCTCCACAGCCATGTTTCTTGAAGGATTGGGAGCTGCATATACATTTCCGGATCCATGGGGCAGGAAAAAAGAACCTTCATGGAGATGGCTTTGCCCTGTGGTATGCAAAGGATCGTCTACAGCCAGGTAACCTTTCCATTGGAGCTGGCTTGACTGTACTTGTTGCTTTTTAATGTTGTAACACTTAAAGTTTGCAATATATTTCTTAAGGACCCGTGTTTGGAAACCAAGACAAGTTTCATGGCTTGGCAGTGTATGTAGATACCTATCCCAATGATGAAACCACAGAGGTAAGTGTAGAGTTAGTAGATATGTTGATGCATAAACCAAAATCATTGTTCTGTTGTGCCCAGGTCCATGTCCCTGAGAATAGAACAAGGCATTCCAAGTGTTTTGGCAACAGCTCTGGAGGACAATCGGGATGCCAAacttgtggcattgtgctgtgtgataaaactacacattttagagtggtctattattgtggccagcctaaggcacacctgtgcaataatcttgctgtctaatcagcatcttgacatGCCCTACCTGGGAGGTGGTTGGATTATCTCTgcagagaagtgctcactaacacagatttagacacatttgtgaacaGTATGTGTGAGAAAAAGGCCTttggtgtacatagaaaaagtcttagatctttgagttcagcttatatttttgttcagtgtatatttttcggattataagacgcacttttcctcccaaaaatttaagaGAAAAGTgagcggtgcgtcttataatccgaatgtagtttaccgggggtggtggagaggggttgcaggAGGCTGGGGGAATACTGCAGCGGCGGTgcggggtctgcggcggctggCGATGTGGGGcaggcggtgaggacttcaaataacggcgcgtgcgcagatagtgctctcggctcaagatctcttcTGCACACGCACCGCCTCCGgcccattaatctcccagcagtggactgaaGAAAAAttgcgcccagaggtggcgcttgcgcagatgagatcttggcttgccattgaGTTGAGAGCTCAgtctgcgcacgcactgactctGGGCACCGTTTCTTTGAAGCCTTCACCACCCGCCGCAGCCCGaaccccagcacagctgccacTAGCTACCgctgctgccccagcacagctgccccagtacagccgacagtttctgggacacccaccacccctgcctcctgtgaccccgctccaccaccgctgccaccgcctccagtaaaacaccaccggattataagacccgttttttgttgttttttttttttccacccttttttgctctgaatttggggagcATCTTAGAATTcggtgtcttataaaccgaaaaatatggtatgtagaAAGCTTCTCGGCCACTTTGATAAAGGGATATTGCTTACCCATGGGATACACCATCAGTGTCTGATAGAGGAGCTTTTTTGTGATTCGGTCTGCACACACAGACGGCTCTCTCCATTCATTATTCCCCAGTGTGTGGCACTATGTGGCCACATTACGTGGATTTGAGGGTATGCCGTGGATTTGAGGGTATGCCGTGGATTTGAGGGTATGCCGTGGATTTGAGGGTATGCCGTGGATTTGAGGGTATGCCGTGGATTGAGGGTATGCTGCAGATTTCCAAATCTGCGCAATGTCCTTTTTGTCATTGATGATTTCAAAGTGAAATCCATATTAAAATCTGTTGATAACCTGCGGATTTCAGCTAAAAAGTTGACGTAACGTGTCGCTTATTTATTGTTCAAAAGTTCATCTCTAGTCACCTTATAAATGCCCTTGTCCTATAACGTGTACATGTAAACTATATTGTTGTGTTTTGGGGTCTCAATTGAAAGAATGCGGCTGACAATCTAAGGCGTGTATGGATGCTGCCTACTCCCTCCCTGCAGATCATTTCTCTAAAATATTCTACCTTTTTCTTTTCAGCGTGTCTTTCCATATATCTCAGCCATGGTAAACAATGGCTCCTTGGAGTATGACCATGGCAAAGATGGGCGCACGGTAGAATTAGCCGGCTGTACTGCTGATGTTCGCAATAGCAACCACGACACATTTGTAGCCGTTCGATACTCTCGTGGACGTCTCACGGTAAGAATAGCGTAGGATTTTGATTGCTTAGTCTTTATATATCCCTGAAGATTGCTTTTGTGTTGCGGAATGTAAAGACAATTATGACTTTCACCCTGCATGCTAACCTGTTTTATTTTGCTGAAGATCATGACGGACATTGAAGGGAAAAACGAATGGAAGAATTGTGTTGATCTATCGGGTGTTCGGTTGCCAACAGGGTACTATTTTGGAGCAACTGCAGCAACTGGAGACTTATCAGGTTAAAACTCATATTGCAAGAAGGAAGCATTTAAAGTACCACTTCAGTGTGTTATTTTATGTTGGTGCTGGAATCACTAATGCATGATCCCTGCGCCTTATAATATACTTACCAGCTCTGATCTTCAGCTGTTACGGTGTGGCTCTAGTCCTCCATATTGTGACCGCAACATGACTTACCAGAAGGCAGAGTTAacagtcacaagctctcaatataaatctatgagagccttgttttggctctcatagacttacattaagaaCTGACTTTCAGCTCACCCAACAAACATTGGAGAGATCTGTCAGGTCACGAACTGAAAAAGACAACCGGAGCAGTTCCAATAACAATTGAATACTGCGGCTGGTGAGTATATTACAAGGGGCAGGGAACTTACAATAGTGACACCAGTCCAGCAATATAATTACAAACAAACGCCAGAGTGGCACTTTTAAGTTAAAACTCTTAGGCCTGATAAAAATGTTGCATTTACTTTGAATATccttgtcagaatggctgtataattatCAGTCTCAGCCCACCTACCTGACAGATCCGCAGTACTCTCCTTGCTGCTGCTATCTCACATTGCTCAGTACAAGCCATAGCTGTGAGTCAGGCTTAGTGGTGGAGATTGAGTACACTGGGACTTGTGAGCTATAGGTAGACTCGTTATTATCGTGATACATAccgtatttcttcagcgctctattgggagacccagacgattggggtatagctactgccctccggaggccacacaaagcactacactaaaaagtgcaaggcccctccccttctggctatacccccccgtggtatcacgggttctccagttttcaagctttgtgcgaaggaggtcagacatccatgcatagctccacagattttagtcagcagtagctgctgactatttcggatggaagaaaagagggcccatatagggcccccagcatgctcccttctcacccgttgatggtgttgtaaggttgaggtacctattgctggtacggaggctggagcccacatgctgctttccttccacatccccctggggggctctgaggaagtgggatcctaccggcctcaaagctctgacgccgggctccatccacagacccatttgaacctgctggatacggagctggagtaccgttcagggacatggccctgcaccattacaggtactctgtgtccccggtcacacggacacagcacactccagacttgctgggtgtgctagtgcgccggggacagtaatgggttacagtcactgcagctttgctgagtgactttgtgttttgggaactaccgcgccggacgctccgggagcggcggcgcggctgggacttgtagttcgccggggactgggcgccgaccgcgcttttacggcggcggcgcttataaatccagtccccggcttctgcggcctagtgccgcttcgttcccgccccctccctgtcactcagggaaggggacaggcgctgagcaatcagcagcgccgagggctggagccttatttacatgctccagccctctcactgcacactgtcggacgccggattcccgctctgccttggggcacgcccacggcccgcccctcctcacacgagctggggaagaagccggcagccattactgcagtccgagctcggactttcggcaaccaggcaggacggtggcgaccatacacccgcttataggcgggcggtaagcggcacacatagtgctgaccacaatatatatgcagtgtgtacatgtgttgtttttaactgcataggtcgctatatgccagcttggggagcgacacatcagcagcaggaaagcaggggtgctaaggcacaggctttctaggctgcttgtattgcacgactgaggtgttcatttgtgtttatgcttatatgctatacattgcactgtacagtcgctagtcttagctatattctcctggaatggctagactacagcagcagaaaaccaagggtgctggggcacaggtttttttctatgctgcttgtattgcatgggctgcagtgtgcatttgtacttgtgcttgtatgctatacattgcactgtatggtcactcttctgggctatattcccctggatgaccagtctacagcagcagaagagctggggtgccagggcacaggcttctatgctgcttgtattgcatgtgctgcagtgttcttttgtacttgtgcttgtatgctatacattgcactgtagggtcactcttctgggctatattcccctagatgactagtatacagcagcagaagagcaggggtgccagagcacaggcttctatgctgcttgtattgcttgtgctgcagtggtcatttgtactttatgcctgtatgctatacattgcactgtacggtcaccaatcttggctatatacttttagatagctagtcggcagcggcaaaaaagcaacacagattttcagtgctgtttttactacatgggatgctgttcatgacaccgtcccattgtgtgcctgctcccctgtagcacgtcgtctgccggggtctctagcacttcgtctgccggggtctctactagtcgtggccaaagaaaccacctgtcaaccctgtccatggacagggacggagtagtcataatatagagacttgcagtccagacaggccatgggcaatctacttgatcaaaaggcagctcttcagggctttgatcctgacatcgctctcaatccggatacaccgggtggtaacgccatacggaatgatcctataccgtccatcaatggaaggttggatctttctccctcagctcccccagtggagataggagacgaacaggagaagtcctttttcagtatctcacacagatattgagtatttttctggccacgctgacttcagagaagcagtccaggaacaccacgcttaccagataagcgtcttctccaaacgttttttaggatacacgttatcccttttcccctgacgtggtcagcgctggacccagggtccaaaggtggattctccaatctccaggcttgcatctagagccatagttgcactggagatggggcttcacttaaagatgccattcacagacagatggactctggttgaaatctgtctaggaagctatcggcgtgtcggttgctccggcatccacagccgtataggcaacctaaccttttcagctgttcttgcgcagctggccttgagcacagggacatctgtaccgcagaggcgtccgtaaccccgcaatgtctgcactgcgacttaccctgtttatactgtcctaaaagtacagtcgaggtttcggtccttcccaagctccggcaggtcccaattgtcctcgtgcaaaagggctacaaaacctcagacgggctcagattccggccgggctcaatcacgcccaaggaaggcagtcggaggaaccgctaccaaggcggcctcctcaggactctcagctctctctctctctctctctctctctctctctctccgcatccgcggttgatggcagactcccccgcctttggcgacgtttagctgccacaggtcacagaccggtgggtgacggacattgtgctcacgtgcacaggacagtgttctgttctcgtcctccgactccattcttcagaacggccccaccccccaccgagcagatgccctgctgcaggcggtggacgctctaagagcagaaggagtggtgatccctgtcccccctcaggaacgagggcgagggtttgtactccaatctctttgtggctccaaaaaaggacggttccttccgtcctgttctggtcctgaaactgctcaacgagcatgcgaacgccaggcggttccggatgggatccctccgatccgtcattgcctcaatgtctcgaggagacttccttgcctcaacagacatcaaagatgactatctccacgtgccaattgctacggaacaccaacgttttctacgttttgtgataggagacgaacatcttcagttcgtagctctgccattcagtctggcgacagccctacgggtgttcaccaaggtcatggcagcagtggtagcagtcttgcactctcagggacacccggtgatcccgtacttggacgatctactcgtcaaagcaccctccctcgaggcatgccaacgcagcctgaatgttacgctggagactctccagactttcgggtggatcatcaatttggcaaggtcaaatctgtctccgactcaatcactaacgtatctcggcatggagtttcatactctatcagcaatagtgaagcttccgctgaacaagcagcgttcactgcagacagaggtgcagtctctccttcaaggccagtcgcaccccttaaggcgcctcatacacttcctaaggaagatggtggcagccatcgaggcagttcccttgcgcattttcatctgcgccaactgcaatgggacattctccgccaatggaacgggcagtcaacctccctggacaggaaagtctccctttcccagacggccgaggactatctgcaatagtggcttattcccacctcatagtggtcacgacagatacgagtctgtcagggtggggagcagtttgtctccgccacatggctcaggggacgtggactcagcaggagtccacccttcagatcaatgttctggaaatcggggcagggtatcttaccctactagctttccagaagtggctagaaagagagcagatccgaatccagtcggacatctccacagcggtggcatacatcaaccaccaagaagggacgcgcagtcagcaagccttccaggaagtccggcgaatcctcatgtgggtggaggacacagcatccaccatatccgcagttcacatcccgggcgtagaaaactgggaagcagacttcctcagtcgccagggtatggacgcgggggaatggtcccttcacccggacgtgtttcaggaaatctgttgccgctggggggtgccggacgtcgacctaatggcgtctcggcacaccaacaaggtcccggcatttctggcacgatcgcgcgatcacagagctctggcggcagatgccttagtgcaagattggtcgcagttccggctcacatatgtgtttccacctctggaacTCTTGCCCAGAGGACTgcacaaaaatcagatccgattgcagccgcgtcatactcgtcgccccggaCTGGCcgtggagatcgtggtatccggatctgtggcatctcacggtcggtcgaccgtggtcactgccagaccgaccagacttactgtcccaagggccatttttccatcagaattctgcggccctgaacctgactgtgtggccattgagtcctggatcctagcgtccgcaggattatctcaaggagtcgtagccacaatgagacaagctaggaagtcaacgtctgctaagatctaccacagaacgtggaagattttcttatcctggtgctctgcacagagagtatccccttggccatttgcattgcccacctttctttccttcctgcaatcggggttggaaaagggcttgtcgctcagctcccttaaagggcaagtctcggcactatccgtgttttttcagaagcgtctagcacgtcttcctaaggtgcgcacgttcctgcagggggtctgtcatattgtgcccccgtacaggcggccgttagatccatgggatctgaacagggtactagttgctctccagaagccgcctttcgagcctctgaaggaagtttccttttctcgcctgtcacagaaagtggcgtttcttgttgcgatcacatcgcttcggcgagtgtcggagctggcagctctgtcatccaaggctcccttcctggtgttccaccaggacaaggtagtgctgcgccccattccggagtttctccctaaggtcgtatcctcgtttcatcttaatcaggatatatccttgccttccttttgtcctcatccggttcaccggtatgaaaagga
Protein-coding sequences here:
- the LMAN2 gene encoding vesicular integral-membrane protein VIP36 — protein: MMAAVWKPVLLLHSLLLGFLAHRAGADLTDGNSEHMKREHSLIKPYQGVGSSSMPLWDFRGSTMLTSQYVRLTPDERSKEGSIWNSMPCFLKDWELHIHFRIHGAGKKNLHGDGFALWYAKDRLQPGPVFGNQDKFHGLAVYVDTYPNDETTERVFPYISAMVNNGSLEYDHGKDGRTVELAGCTADVRNSNHDTFVAVRYSRGRLTIMTDIEGKNEWKNCVDLSGVRLPTGYYFGATAATGDLSDNHDIISMKLYQLMVEHSPDDENIDWTKIEPSVSLLKSPKDNVDDPTGNFRSGPLTGWKVFLLLLAALLGIIVCAVVGAVVFQKRQERNKRFY